The Arachidicoccus terrestris genome includes the window ATTATAAGTTCATTAGTGAACCAATACCATAACAAAAATATTAATATTAAAAAGGGTTAACCTATTGGTTTTTGGCAAATATTTATATAAAATTATCTTAACTGAAGCCATCAGGAGAAGGGAATCAAAAAGCAGCCGTAACGGACACTACATTAAAAGCCGGTAACAGCTCGATATAGAAAACACAGAGGATGGTCATACGCTGTCTATGAATTTGATTGATTATTTTATGTGCCGGCCCTGTTGCCCGGATCAGCCCTCGAGAATAAGCCAAAACCGTTTCTATATATTAATAGGTGCTGTTACATCGTTTTAAATAGTGCAAGAATTTGTCAGCATTCAACAAGCTGATGGCTATTATTTCACCCAATTATGACGAGAAGACCTGGTTAAACTAATTTTTTTGTCTTTTTTTAAAAATTTGTGCATTATTTTTTGGTTTTTTGATTTAAGAAATCCTATCTTTGTGAAAGCAGTGAATCTTGATATTGTATGCCATTAATATAATTGCTTTACTGCTGACCTATAACCTACAATTATTGCCGGATTATCAGTTTTTTTGACTAGCAAACATTTTTGATTAAATGTCATGCGTAAATTTTAATGCTATGAATGATGTACCTATTTTTAATGCAGGGCCTACCAGCTTGCCCTATGCCATGTATATCGACAGGGAAGGCAGGCTAACCAGCCGCGAAGTCCGGGAAGATATGGCTCACCAGTCACCTTCTCAGAAAGAAAATGTGCCGACACCCCTATATGGAAAACCGTGGACCCCTAAGCAGCTGTCAGATCTCAAAAAAGATATGGCTTTCAAATTATTTCTGGGTGATGAAAAATACAAAGAAGAAGTAGCCATTCCCTTTCACAAAGCATTCTGGGGTCATTTGACTGAGATAACGGATCTCGATTTGACAACGGCTCCGTTAATCGGCAGTACGCTGGATGCCAGAAACCATAACCCGGACGTTGTATGGCAGTGTCCTAATACCGGTGCCTCATTCTTAACGGAAATGCAGCGACGGAGGCAGGAGCATTATAGCCAGCGGATCTCCCTTTATGATGGAAAGCTCCGGTCTTCTCTGGCCAAGAAAAGCGCCAAATGGGATTTTGACCAGGTAGGTGTCTATGTGTTAGGGTTGGCAAACTTTAAATTGAATAGACAAGGTCCGTCAGATTATCTGCACCAATATGTAAGTTTGAATCCGGAAGATAACAGCGATATGCTGACAGGTAGAGACTGGAAGATGCTGGCGGATCTCAACAAAGCAAAAAAGGTCAAGCCAGAGACCTACACGGAAAGGTATAAATGGATTTATTTATTGAATAATTTTCATCGGTTAAAGAAAATCCCCACCTTTCTTGAAGGAGGAAACTTTGATAAAGTAATTAAAATTGCAAAAAAAATAAATCAAACGAAAATGGAAGAATTTATGGATTTCGTAGATCAACTACACAGACGGGACGCAGAAGAAGAAGCACGACAAGAAGGAATGACTAAAGGTCTCGCCAAGGGCAGAGAAGAAATGATGGCTAAGCTAAAAGAGATAAAGGCATTTATTTCAGTCCACCCAAAATGGGGTATAAAGCGTATAGCGGCTATATTCGGTGTCGATGAACAGGTGGTAAGCACTGTAATGCCTGGCTAACAGGTTATTCATGAATAACCTGTTACTCTAGTTTGGCCTTTTTCTAGATAAGGCAAAAAAAAATAGCAATTTAGTTGGTTATATTGCTATTTTTTGTGATCTTTATATCTAGTTAAACGACTAGATATGGGATATCCAACTAAAATTCAGATAATAAAAAGAGCAAAGAGTGAGCAATGGTATGTAAATTTTCCAGCTGCCGTGGCTCAGGCAATAGAATTTAAGCAAGGAGAGATTGTTGAGTGGGTGATAGATGATCACCAGCGCCTAGTACTTCAGCGTAGTGATGAATCCGTAAAAGATCTTAAAAAAAAACTCCCCAAAAAGAAGGAGTAGTTGCTTGCTTTAATGAATTATTCGATAGATGTATAACAGCTTTCAAGCAATCCAGAACTTTTCAGAGAGCTCGCGATTTGTCTCACGGAGTTATTTCATGTATTGGACGTTGTACGATAACAGGGATGTTAACAGCAAGTGGGAATCAGTTTAAGGACTGGAGTGCGGCCTATCGAATATTTAAGGGTGAAAGAATGGATATGAATGCAATTTTTTCTGAAGTTAGAAAGGAGGTCGTGTATCAAAATAGAAAGAAAGGCGATTTTATTTATGCACACATGGACGATACCCTGTTAAGGAAGAGAGGGAAGAAAATATCAGGGACCGGATGGCTAAGGGATCCACTTGGCCCCCCGTTTTGTAATAATTTCATTTGGGGCCAACGATTTGTTCAACTCTCTTTATCGCTCATTGAAAAAGACCTCTGCGGTCCATCAAGGGCCATCCCGGTAGACTTCAAACATTGTCCTCCCACCAAGAAGCCGTCAAAAAATGCGACCGACCAGGAAGTAGCACTATACCGGGAAAGACAGAAGAAAGAAAAAATGAGCGAAGTAGGCGTCCAGCGTGTCATAGCCTTGAGAAAGTGCTTAGATGACGATGGCTATAAAAATAAAAAACTTATCCTGAGCGTGGACGGCAGTTACACGAATGGAACTGTTTTAAGGCAACTTCCAGAAAATGTAGAACTCATTGGCCGCATAAGGAAGGATTCAAAAATTTATGCTCTACCAGAAGAGCAACAATCAGGAAAGGGACGTAAACGATATTATGGAGAAGAGCTCCCCACACCAGAACAAATCCGACAAAGCGATGACTATCCTTATCAGCAGGTTGAAGCATGGGCTGCAGGAAAGATGCGTACATTCAATGTGAAAGTTGTAAAAGATATACGCTGGCGAAAATCAGGTAAGAGAGACTTAATGCTGATCATTATCAGGCCAGTTTCCTATAGGCTCACCAAAAAATCAAAATTACTGTATCGTGCTCCCGCCTATTTAATATCAACCAATCAAGAGATAGATATTTTCCTGCAGGTCCAGGCTTATATTAGAAGATGGGAGATAGAAGTCGGCTTTAGAGATCAGAAAACATTAATGGGATGTGGTCAGGCACAAATCCGGGAAAAAACTGCGGTAGCAAAAGTTCCGGCATTTGTATCCGCATGTTATGCTATGATGATACTGGCATCGCACAAACAGCAGCAGTCCAAATCAAAAAAACAACTCCCTGGGCCTAAATGGTACGTAAATATTAAAAAGCAAAGGGTTACTACTGGTGATATTATAAATAGATGTAGAGTTGAAAATTGGGCGCAAAGTGTAAATATTAATTTTTCCGACTTCGTGAACATTGAAAAAAAATTATCGAAGTGCGAAAAAATGGCAAATCCCTCATTTTCCTCCTTCTTTTATGCCAGAAATTAGCCAAACTAAAGTAACAGGTTATTCATGAATAACCTGTTAAAAATGTCAGATATTTTGTACCTAAATTGTAGAATCAAAAAGTATAGTTATGAATCAGTATCCAATGGAAGAATTTATGGATTTCGTAGATCAACTACACAGACGGGACGCAGAAGAAGAAGCAAGACAAGAAGGTAGAGAAGAGGGCCGAGCAGAAATGATGCCTAAGCTAAAAAACGCGATAAAGGCATTAACCTTCGTCTACCCAAAATGGAGCGCAAATTGTATAGCGGCTATGTTTGATATCGATGAACAAATTGTAAGAGCGTCAATGGCTGGATAAGCCGCATCGACCTTTTGATGCAGATCAGATCCAATTGTTCAGAAAAAGACAGGACAAGTTTTAATACTCCATCCTGTCTTTTTTATTTTCGTTGTCGAAATCTAATAGTAGCGCAATCCAATGGTAATGGCACTTTTCAGAAAAATATGAGACAAGATCCTATTTTGAGTATCCAAAATAAGCAGGCCAAAGGATGAAAATAATCACATAAGTAAAGCTTTTTTTACCTACACGGAGGATATAGACACCAAT containing:
- a CDS encoding IS701 family transposase produces the protein MTAFKQSRTFQRARDLSHGVISCIGRCTITGMLTASGNQFKDWSAAYRIFKGERMDMNAIFSEVRKEVVYQNRKKGDFIYAHMDDTLLRKRGKKISGTGWLRDPLGPPFCNNFIWGQRFVQLSLSLIEKDLCGPSRAIPVDFKHCPPTKKPSKNATDQEVALYRERQKKEKMSEVGVQRVIALRKCLDDDGYKNKKLILSVDGSYTNGTVLRQLPENVELIGRIRKDSKIYALPEEQQSGKGRKRYYGEELPTPEQIRQSDDYPYQQVEAWAAGKMRTFNVKVVKDIRWRKSGKRDLMLIIIRPVSYRLTKKSKLLYRAPAYLISTNQEIDIFLQVQAYIRRWEIEVGFRDQKTLMGCGQAQIREKTAVAKVPAFVSACYAMMILASHKQQQSKSKKQLPGPKWYVNIKKQRVTTGDIINRCRVENWAQSVNINFSDFVNIEKKLSKCEKMANPSFSSFFYARN
- a CDS encoding Rpn family recombination-promoting nuclease/putative transposase, producing MNDVPIFNAGPTSLPYAMYIDREGRLTSREVREDMAHQSPSQKENVPTPLYGKPWTPKQLSDLKKDMAFKLFLGDEKYKEEVAIPFHKAFWGHLTEITDLDLTTAPLIGSTLDARNHNPDVVWQCPNTGASFLTEMQRRRQEHYSQRISLYDGKLRSSLAKKSAKWDFDQVGVYVLGLANFKLNRQGPSDYLHQYVSLNPEDNSDMLTGRDWKMLADLNKAKKVKPETYTERYKWIYLLNNFHRLKKIPTFLEGGNFDKVIKIAKKINQTKMEEFMDFVDQLHRRDAEEEARQEGMTKGLAKGREEMMAKLKEIKAFISVHPKWGIKRIAAIFGVDEQVVSTVMPG